One window of Myripristis murdjan chromosome 8, fMyrMur1.1, whole genome shotgun sequence genomic DNA carries:
- the bud31 gene encoding protein BUD31 homolog, which translates to MPKVKRSRKPPPDGWELIEPTLDELDQKMREAETEPHEGKRKVESLWPIFRLHHQRSRYIFDLFYKRKAISRELYEYCIKEGYADKNLIAKWKKQGYENLCCLRCIQTRDTNFGTNCICRVPKSKLEVGRIIECTHCGCRGCSG; encoded by the exons ATGCCGAAAGTGAAGAGGAGTAGAAAGCCGCCTCCGGACGGCTGGGAGCTCATTGAGCCCACTCTGGACGAGCTGGACCAGAAAATGAGAGAAG CTGAGACGGAGCCTCACGAGGGGAAGAGGAAGGTGGAGTCGCTGTGGCCCATCTTCAGGCTGCACCACCAGAGGAGCCGCTACATCTTCGACCTCTTCTACAAAAGAAAGGCCATCAGCAGAG AGCTGTATGAGTACTGCATAAAAGAAGGCTACGCAGACAAGAACCTGATTGCAAAGTGGAAGAAGCAGGGCTACGAGAACCTGTGCTGCCTTCGCTGCATCCAGACAAGAGACACCAACTTTGGAACCAACTGCATCTGCCGAGTCCCCAAGAGCAAGCTGGAAGTT GGAAGGATCATCGAGTGCACCCACTGTGGATGCAGAGGATGCTCCGGCTGA
- the pdap1b gene encoding pdgfa associated protein 1b gives MPKGGKKGGHKGRMRTYTSPEEIDAQMKAEKERKKQEQEDAEGAAQNDAAEKLPASGSDDSDDDSSEKRRGGVEGLIEIENPNRVAQKSKKVTQIELDEPRQLSRREREEIEKQKAKERYMKMHLAGKTDQAKADLARLAIIRKQREEAARKKEEEKKAKEAAAAAARGINSLSLK, from the exons ATGCCTAAAGGAG GTAAGAAAGGTGGCCACAAGGGCCGCATGCGGACCTACACCAGCCCCGAGGAGATTGACGCACAGATGaaggcagagaaggagaggaaaaag caagAGCAGGAGGACGCCGAGGGTGCAGCTCAAAATGATGCAGCAGAGAAGCTTCCAGCCTCAGGATCTGATGACAGCGATGATGATTCCTCCGAG aagaggagaggcggCGTGGAGGGGCTGATAGAGATCGAGAACCCCAACAGAGTGGCTCAGAAATCCAAGAAGGTGACGCAGATCGAGTTGGATGAGCCCAGGCAGTTatcaaggagagagag GGAAGAGATTGAGAAGCAGAAAGCGAAGGAGCGCTACATGAAAATGCACTTGGCAGGGAAAACGGACCAGGCCAAAGCCGACCTCGCTCGCCTCGCCATAatcaggaaacagagagaggaggcggcgagaaagaaagaggaagagaagaaag CAAAAGaagcagcggcagcagcggcTAGAGGAATAAACTCCCTGTCCCTGAAATGA
- the shmt1 gene encoding serine hydroxymethyltransferase, cytosolic gives MSLSNGHSVSKEMWESHNKMMLEPLAINDSEVFSIIKKEKHRQTYGLELIASENFTSRAVLEALGSCMNNKYSEGYPGQRYYGGTEHVDELERLCQKRALDAYGLDSEKWGVNVQPYSGSPANFAVYTAIVEPHGRIMGLDLPDGGHLTHGFMTEKKKISATSIFFESMPYKVNPETGYIDYDRLQENARLFHPKLIIAGTSCYSRNLDYARMRRIADENSAYLMADMAHISGLVAAGVVPSPFEYCDIVSTTTHKTLRGCRAGIIFYRRGVRSVDAKGKETLYNLESLINQAVFPGLQGGPHNHAIAGVAVALKQAMTPEFRAYQMQVLVNCKALANALINHGYNIVTGGSDNHLILLDLRSKSTDGGRAEKVLEACAIACNKNTCPGDKSALRPSGLRFGSPALTSRGLVEEDFRKVAEFIHRGIELTLEIQGSLDPKATLKEFKEALAQGEKFQQRVAELKAEVEAFSGQFPMPGLPEL, from the exons ATGTCTTTGAGCAACGGCCACAGTGTGAGCAAAGAGATGTGGGAGTCCCACAACAAGATGATGCTGGAACCTCTGGCCATCAACGACTCAGAG GTGTTTTCCATCATCAAAAAAGAGAAGCACAGGCAGACGTATGGCCTGGAGCTGATCGCCTCTGAGAACTTCACCAGCAGAGCCGTTCTGGAGGCGCTGGGCTCCTGCATGAACAACAAGTACTCTGAGGGCTATCCTGGTCAGAG gtacTATGGCGGCACTGAGCATGTGGATGAGCTGGAGAGACTTTGTCAGAAGAGAGCACTGGACGCCTACGGTCTGGACTCCGAGAAATGGGGTGTCAACGTACAGCCATACTCAG GTTCCCCTGCTAACTTTGCTGTGTATACGGCCATTGTGGAGCCCCATGGCAGGATCATGGGACTTGACCTGCCTGACGGAGGTCACCTGACCCACGGCTTCATgactgaaaagaagaaaatctcAGCCACGTCCATTTTCTTTGAATCCATGCCTTACAAG GTGAATCCAGAAACTGGCTACATTGACTATGACCGACTGCAGGAGAATGCACGCCttttccaccccaaactcatcATCGCAG GAACCAGCTGTTACTCCCGTAACCTCGACTATGCCCGTATGAGGCGGATCGCTGATGAGAACAGCGCGTACCTGATGGCTGACATGGCTCACATCAGTGGGTTGGTGGCAGCTGGAGTCGTCCCCTCGCCCTTCGAGTACTGTGACATTGTTTCCACGACAACGCACAAGACGCTGCGTGGCTGCCGTGCTGGCATCATTTTCTACAGAAGAG GAGTGCGGAGTGTGGATGCCAAAGGGAAGGAGACACTGTACAACTTGGAATCCCTAATCAACCAAGCTGTTTTCCCTGGCCTGCAGGGAGGACCACACAACCATGCTATTGCAG gtgTGGCCGTAGCCCTGAAGCAAGCCATGACACCAGAGTTCAGGGCCTATCAGATGCAGGTTCTGGTAAACTGCAAAGCTTTGGCCAACGCCCTCATCAACCATGGCTACAACATCGTCACCG gCGGCTCTGACAACCACCTGATCCTGCTGGACCTGCGAAGCAAGAGCACTGATGGAGGCCGAGCTGAGAAGGTTCTGGAAGCCTGCGCCATCGCCTGCAATAAGAACACCTGTCCag gcgATAAGAGCGCTCTGCGCCCCAGCGGTCTAAGGTTTGGCTCCCCGGCCCTGACCTCCAGAGGCCTGGTGGAGGAAGACTTCAGGAAGGTTGCAGAGTTCATTCACAGAG GTATTGAGTTGACACTGGAGATCCAGGGAAGCCTGGACCCCAAGGCCACTCTGAAGGAGTTCAAGGAGGCCCTGGCCCAGGGAGAGAAGTTCCAGCAGCGTGTGGCTGAGCTCAAGGCTGAGGTGGAGGCCTTCTCTGGACAGTTCCCCATGCCTGGCCTGCCTGAGCTGTAG
- the cpsf4 gene encoding cleavage and polyadenylation specificity factor subunit 4 → MQEILAPVDHIKFDLEIAVEQQLGAQPLPFPGMDKSGAAVCEFFMRAACMKGGMCPFRHISGEKTVVCKHWLRGLCKKGDQCEFLHEYDMTKMPECYFYSKFGECSNKECPFLHIDPESKIKDCPWYDRGFCKHGPECRHRHTRRVICVNYLVGFCPEGKSCKFMHPRFELPMGAPEQPPLPQQAQNQTKPVPTIGRSSLSLIQLTNSSPGQGSYQRPQHNAVGTTNQHNNMGGNRGPRPLDQVTCYKCGEKGHYANKCTKGHLAFLSGQ, encoded by the exons ATGCAGGAGATACTGGCTCCCGTGGATCACATCAAGTTTGACCTGGAGATCGCCGTGGAGCAGCAGCTCGGCGCACAGCCTCTGCCTTTCCCCGGGATGGACA AATCCGGGGCCGCTGTGTGTGAGTTCTTCATGAGAGCAGCCTGTATGAAAG GTGGGATGTGTCCGTTCCGTCACATCAGCGGAGAGAAGACAGTGGTGTGTAAGCACTGGCTCCGAGGGCTGTGTAAGAAGGGAGACCAGTGCGAGTTCCTCCACGAGTACGACATGACCAAGATGCCTGAGTGCTACTTCTACTCCAAGTTTG GCGAGTGTAGCAACAAGGAGTGTCCATTCCTGCACATTGATCCCGAGTCCAAGATCAAAGACTGTCCCTGGTACGACCGAGGCTTCTGCAAACACG GCCCCgaatgcagacacagacacacgagAAGAGTGATCTGTGTCAACTACCTGGTCGGCTTCTGTCCGGAGGGCAAATCCTGCAAATTTATGCA tCCCCGCTTTGAATTGCCAATGGGAGCCCCTGAACAGCCTCCTCTCCCACAGCAAGCCCAGAACCAGACAAAG CCGGTTCCTACGATTGGTcggtcatctctctctctgatccaGCTGACCAACTCCAGTCCAGGCCAGGGCAGCTACCAGCGACCACAGCACAACGCAGTGGGCACCACCAACCAGCACAATAACATGGGAGGCAACAGAGGACCCCGACCGCTGGACCAGGTCACCTGCTACAAG TGTGGTGAGAAGGGCCACTATGCCAATAAATGCACCAAGGGCCACCTTGCCTTCCTGAGTGGACAATAG